The genomic interval AGGCTGCTCCTCGATGCAGGAGCTGACCCAGCCTGCAGGTAGGAAAGAATAGTACCGGAAACTTCAGTTAAAATACAAAGTCTGTGTAATAGTTTGTAAAAATTAGGAGTATAAGTAAATAACTCCTATATATGCAACAATCCTTTACAGGGATAACAAAGGGCAGAGCCCGTACATTGTCGCCCCCGACAAAGACACAAGAAATGTATTTCGCAAATACATGGCTGAGAATCCTGACAAGTACGACTACACTAAAGCACAGGTAAGAGGTGGTGGTGTCTCTTTTAATGCATCGCCTGAAATACAAGCAGAGCACTTACAGCTGTGCAACTCAAGGTCCCCGGGCCACTGACGGCGGAGATTGAATCCAAAATAACGGAGAAGAAAAAGGCTCAAAAGGCaatgaagagacagagagaaaaagagcagaaggaagagaagaggaaacaagaggCGGAGGCCGAGGAGATGAAGAGGTTTGCGTCTCTGCCTGACCGTGAAAAGGTGAGTTAATTTGCACTCAATCACTAATGTTCATGAAAAATGTGGAAATGCTCACTTTGTGCTTATTTCCAGAGAGCGCTGGCAGCAGAGAGAAGGTTAGCGGAGCAAGTAGCTGCAGCAGGAGTCGGCCTGTCTAACACAAAGTAAGACCCACAAACGCCCCCCTCACTTTCCACTCAGCAAAACTGTTACTGAAATTCAATGCGTGTTTGTGCCTGTGTCATTGTCACCAGGAGGTGCTGGCAGTGTGGGGAGTCCCTGCTCGGGAAGACCCCCTTCCAGTACCTGGAGTATTCCTTCTGCTCCCCTCGCTGCGTTCAAGCGCATCGGAAAGCAAATGCTCCTCCAGGCAAGACCTAGCATCCGTGTGGAAATGTAGTTGGAAGGAAACTACCTTATGAAGAGTACAAGTGGATTTGTTCAGCCATGATAAGACTTGACGACTTTCATTTTCAACTCCACACACAGATAATCAAATAAAACTACGGACAATTTCgtaatgtttaaaaatgtatgaataaatgtaataattatttacattttctgcagttatgaaaacattaaaaagcagccatgaaaTAAAAAGTATAATACAATTTATTGATCAATCCTCTTTTTCCCTCACAGTTaatatttaaaaccaaaagACAAAACTATGGTCAGATCACTGTTTGGGAAGCTGACGTGTACAATGCTCATCCAGTTTACACTGGattgtgaataataaatattttgctACACAAAAATTATAATGATGCTACAGAAAAATATAAAGCACAGTGAACTGTTCAGATGAGATCTTCTACTTTGCCTGatacaaaccttttttttttgtagtacAGAACGATTTGAATCAGTTTATGTTGTGCTACAGATTTCAGTTCACTCTGTTCAGATGGTTAATTGGTGAAATTGAGCTGAGGCCGATCCATGAAGAGAACTCGTAGGTGCGCTGGTGccccctccagctccagcaccgtgATGTTGTTGGGTAGAGTGGTGCTCAACAAGGGTCCTGGGACGTAAAGAGTCTGTTGAGGACCCCTGGCTGGCCAGTATCGCCCCAGGTTCACACCATTGATCCAGATCTGACCCTGATGTGAAAAGGGAACAGTGTTAACATCCGAAAAAGAGGAGGTTACTTCATCCCCTGGAATAAAGAGATAAAGACCCATTACCTTTGTCCATCCACTGAGCTTGATGAAGGTGTCCCATGCCAAACCGTTGGGCTGTAATGTCCCCATGTAGAAGGCAGGTCCAGCTGAAGGTTCCCTCTGACGGTCGGGGAAGGACTGTTTGTCTGAATGAGGCCATCCACCACTGATGGCTCCATCGATGTCCAGAGAGTAGATCATCCAGTCAGTCAGTACGTCTTTGCCCAGGATCAGATTGCTCAAGAGGCCCTGCAGCACAGACTGGCTGTCACCAACTGAACTCTGTGTCAGTGACTCTAACACACAGTTACTAACACACACCTTTTCAAAgtaatttttatttgtatttgctaTCAAAATAAAGCTTGAATATCTGTGGTGCTCACAccatataaaatatgtatgaGTATCAATCTGAATTTTGGTGATTTGAGGAGGTCGATGCCATATTGATATTGTAGAGTAAAAGCTATTCGATTAATTaattggcaatgattcctaagttttatttttaaatttgtaaGGCCTATTCAGATGATTACACTTTAATGACTTTTCAGGACCCCCCAGAAACCCTGGTCAATGTCTACAATCACATTCATATCCATTTTTTCAGAGGATTTTTCgagaaaacaaagaatattGTTGTTAATGTTTATCCCTTTTAACAAATTAGACAATCAATGTTTTCTTTGGTGTAATACCAATGACTTGTTCATATGCCAATAAGGACTAAGTTTTCTTAAgttacaaaaaagaagaagggggATTGAATTGAACCTTGTAGTCATTGATTTTGCTGCCAAAGTTAACTCTGCCCATGTTCTCCACAAGTATGTCCactgtctccccctggtgtccaGTGATGTTCATCACCAGCACCGTGTCTCTCTCCAGCAGGCCCCGGTAAAcctggtcacacacacaaacacacacacacacagtcactgtgtgtaggaacatttaaaaaatacaaaataattgaGTAATCCAAAATAACATTGGAGCACAAGCATGCCGGGATTTAACCTGTGATGTTTCCCCCTATACGTGACATGGACATCTGATTGGATAGACAACAACAGTTCATTGTGGAGGCTCACCCCATTGACGGACACATATGCACGGTCATGAACCCCATTCAGCGGAGTGATAAGTGGCGTGGGCTCCGAGAGGTCCCTGGGCAGCGTGGTCCGATACAGCACGAATCCATAGTACTGGACACAATAGACATGACAGGTTGCAGACTACAGTCTAGAAGTTCTCCATGTTTCAAGAGGCTCACGGCCTCTGCGACAGTTTGCCCTCGCCTGCTTTTGACCCCACAGACACACCGTACCTGTTTCATCTCCTCAAATGTCAGAGGATGCTGAGACTTCACTGGGCCCAGCGGCGAGAGGGTGTTCAGCACAGCACTGATGTTGCCGACCTGTAAAAGGTTTCTGCTTCATTAACATGAAAatgcagcttcatatttaaagaGGCTTCCCGGAAATAACACAGCATTACCTTTGTCATGGTCACGAAGCCGTAGGCAAACTTGGGAGTTGCTGGTGGCATGGGTCCGGCAGGAATCTCTCTGAACTGAGAAGCAacagaaatgtataaaatgAATCAGATCTCAGACACGTGTACATTTCCAATTAGATCACTCCTTTCTCATTGTAATGAGGAAAACTGCACTCTTAAAGTGTACCATGGCCACCTACTGGCCATTCTTGGTTTTGCTGATTGGACAAAAAACGTGTTTATATAGGCTAATGGACTGGTCAAACATTTGAACAGGCtgttacaacaacaaaaaggtgATTTATCCATCAGCTATTCAGTATGaccatgtatatatatttatctaatcATGCCCGAAATCTCTTGTCTTATCGGCTTGACACtgggcatgtgtattgttacgGGTTCAAGGACATGCTGTGTTTGATGCCATTTGGACAAGGGATACGTTCAATATTGATAAACCTTGAATGAACAAGCGACCAGAGCTGTGTAGCAGCAgtggctgggactcatcaacgtCAGTGACAACGTCGATCACAACAACAGAGTGACAACCTGTTTTGTGTACTGAATTTGTTAAAATAAcaagtgaacagctctttgtgcagcagcggaggTTCTGTGGCCTGAGCCGGTCttcacctgctgcagctcaattactgcaggtcacattTACAGGTTCAGAAAGAGAGCCGCGACCAGACAAACCAACTGTACATTTGGTATTGCTCTTGAGAAATGTCTGTTCATCATCCCTCCTCTAATAGTTAGATGAAATATCCACCGTGGTACACTGTGTGGGTGGCTGGTGAATCAGACGAACCTTCTTAATGACGTCTCTGATGGCCAACAGCTTCTCTGTGGGGTCCCCTGCCTCCGACAGCGGGGCGTCGTAATCATAACTCGTCACCACTGAGCGGAACCTGGTGTCATGATCGGCACCTGAGAGAGAAACCAGAGTTACACACGGATCAGGCGACTGCACCGCAACATGAGCTTTCATCAGCCGCACTGATGTAGTGATAATGAAAAAGGGACTTTACCATTCCAGTAGCCAAAGTTAGTGCCTCCCTCAAACATGTACCTGAGAACACAGAACGTGGGGCTGTTAACACCTCAGAGAAATCAACTGTTCTTCAAACAAGTGACTTTCATGTGTCGGGAGCTCCACCTGGTGACTGGTGCATCTTTAAGTTTGCGGCTGATGATTTCTGTTCAAGGAATCCAATTAAACTGATTCCACCGGagagttctgtgtgtgtttgcagctacAGCCTGTTACAGCTTATTCCTCTGTGCCATAGATCTGCCATGTTCTCCGACTCGTTAATGAACCACACTGCTGCAGTCGTTATTGTATTACAATGAACAcggggactgtgtgtgtttattttcgaGACATTACAAAGTTATTACAGTGAGTGCATTTTATTAAAGCGGTAGATGAACATTATCCCAGTCAATAAAGTCTCTTTCTATTTGAGTAAAGAGCGAGTTGTATTGTCAGAAGAAATTAATAGAAGCTAGAAAGTAATAATTTGACTGTTTTGGTCTTTTCTTTGGACCTGATTAGACATAGGTTGTATATAAAACTGGATGATgcgtctccactttctcccactatccagaaatgaatccCCCAAAATGTTTTTAGTTCAGTCCATGTCCCACtgccaacatggaggaagcaTGGTGTAtgtctgtactgcagccagccgcCAGGGGGTTATGAgatggtttggcttcacttttggggagcagtgaTGTCATAGATGtatatataaagtctatggttGACAATAAGAAAATATGTGGCAATGAGAGCAATATGTTTTCACCAAATCTGGGCAGAGGATGAACTTTGGACGGATGAAGAGTTAGGGGAGACATACATGTTGACGTTGGCGCCCACGGTTAGCATTTCTTCTAGCACTCTGCTGACCTTCTGAACATCAACCACGGAGTGCTGATCTCCCCAGTGGTCCAACCACCCGGTGTAGAACTCTGAGTTCACCTATGAGACATTTGTTCTGGGCTTAGCTGGATGAGTCAGCAGTTACTGAATGGAAGTAATTACAAGAGTTAGCACATAACAAACCAGAGGGCCCCGAGGTTCAAACCGTCTTTGTCGGCTGAAGGCTTCAGTGATGTTGGTGTCTGAATGAGGGAAGAAATGGAAGAAATGACATATTTCTGTAGGAGTTACTTCACATAAGCAGCCGCTGCCATCTCCTGAACCCACCTGTGCCGAAGTCCACCGTGGCATATAATCCCTCCAGAGACCCGCACATCATTTCTTTGTCCGTGTTCCCGTCGGTGGTGAACAGCACCGTGTCTTCACCGACAAAGAAGCGGAACAGAGTCCGCAAGTGACGCATGTAGTTGTAGTCACAGGTGAAGTAGCTTCCATATTcattctccacctgcagccaaGGGAGAGGTTTAATTCAAACTGAAGGTTCAAAAACTAACTTGAATAAAGAACATAACTGTGAGTACTCTACCTGGACAGTGATGATGTTCCCACCATTGATGTAGAGCCAACGCTTCATTTTGGGGAGGAGAACAGCGAGCCAGTTACTGACTGCCTGCAGGTAATCTACAGCACAGGAAGACAAATCAATGTGGCATATTATGtttcaaagacaaacacacacaggtgcatgTTGCCACGCGTGTACCTGTGTCCGCAGAGCGGAGGATGATGTTTGGTTTCTGAAGGAGCCATGCAGGCAATCCACCCTGGAAGAGAGAACAGGCTTTTAGAAGAAACACTTATAGACAGAGGAACATTTTatcagaaagaaagacagaaatatgaCACGCGGCTAATAAAGATTATGTTACTGATTTCTTAGCTAAGTGACTAAtaataaagtt from Pleuronectes platessa chromosome 14, fPlePla1.1, whole genome shotgun sequence carries:
- the glb1l gene encoding beta-galactosidase-1-like protein, which codes for MAAGVLLVIACFSVSANLASGERSFSIDYKNNCFLKDGKPFQYISGSIHYSRIPQHYWKDRLVKMYMTGLNAIQVYVPWNFHETAQGVYNFTGDRDLERFLDLANQTGLLVILRPGPYICAEWEMGGLPAWLLQKPNIILRSADTDYLQAVSNWLAVLLPKMKRWLYINGGNIITVQVENEYGSYFTCDYNYMRHLRTLFRFFVGEDTVLFTTDGNTDKEMMCGSLEGLYATVDFGTDTNITEAFSRQRRFEPRGPLVNSEFYTGWLDHWGDQHSVVDVQKVSRVLEEMLTVGANVNMYMFEGGTNFGYWNGADHDTRFRSVVTSYDYDAPLSEAGDPTEKLLAIRDVIKKFREIPAGPMPPATPKFAYGFVTMTKVGNISAVLNTLSPLGPVKSQHPLTFEEMKQYYGFVLYRTTLPRDLSEPTPLITPLNGVHDRAYVSVNGVYRGLLERDTVLVMNITGHQGETVDILVENMGRVNFGSKINDYKGLLSNLILGKDVLTDWMIYSLDIDGAISGGWPHSDKQSFPDRQREPSAGPAFYMGTLQPNGLAWDTFIKLSGWTKGQIWINGVNLGRYWPARGPQQTLYVPGPLLSTTLPNNITVLELEGAPAHLRVLFMDRPQLNFTN